In the genome of Mercurialis annua linkage group LG8, ddMerAnnu1.2, whole genome shotgun sequence, the window tatagccaaaactttcaaaatcaccagatttaacCAATTTtgctatattttgtttttttttccagCCAGTTTTAAATCGAAATGGATTTGTTGCATACATGTCACTTCCAACTCAGTAAATTAGCTGATATGACAACATcctaaaaaataccaaatctttATGTCTTGTGCCAGCTATagtcaaactttttaaaatcatcgATTTAGCCAATTTTACTATATTCtgttttttagctatttttgaatcgaaccgcaTTTATTGCATCCATGTCATCCATGTCACTTTCAACTCGGCAAATTAGCTATCATGGCAACATCTTAAACCACTAACCCAACTTAACCAAACAAAATGaaatccaactaaatcaaataataattaattaattacaaaactcatatatatatatatatatatatatatatatatatatatatatattaaaaaattaatattaatttatttcatttttataactaatagatatataattagttttttagtaaataaattaaataaaaaaatcgtaaaattCAAACGGATTTCCAAACTCGCCGCCACCGAGACCTGCCGCCTCCGAGACCTGCTCCACCAAGACCCGCTATCACCAAGACCGACCGTcggaggagctgctcctcctcctccGAAATCTGCTCCTTCTCAGGCATAAAAAAATGCTTGTGACAGGCGgatatatagaaaaaatatcttaaaataaTATCCACCTTCTAACCCCCTTTCAATTATATCATAAACTTGTAAAATCGTTAATTTGTTCAAATTTACATCTTTCATAACATagttttcataatatttttttaagcaaatattattgGTGAAGATTTGGAcaaaatttgcaattttataAGGTCgtaatataattgaaaagaaGTTAAAAGATGTGTGTTTTATTAAGACATTTTACCTAAATTTATTGATTGAAGTTAGAAGTCACTAAAAACATGTTGTATTAACACTAAAACAATAGTTCTAAAAAAACCgtgaaataatattaaaaactcAGAGTACTTTTATTTAAAGTCCTTAAAATATgacctaaaaaaatttaaaagaagaaTTCTGTAAAATTTAAGGAAACCTAATTATTTTGGGATTTCCGAATTTGCTGGATTTCTAACATATTCTATAGAAtagctttcaatttttttcagcTAAAGAAAGAAATTATAGCTGTCGATTTCCTGAAGTTATTTAGTTAAGGTATCTTTTCTTTATGATTTTTGAAGTCAAAATTTGGGGCTGGCATTCTACATTATTTGAAATTCCATCCATATTCTATGAGCAATcgatttattttttggttcttATAATATGGAGATATTCTCGTCTTATTATAGTAGACTAGAGAATTAATTACACTGCGTCCTTTACGAATTTTCCAATTTCGTTAGACtgatcaaatttttaattgatttttacaagaaaagaaaaataaaaaattattaaattaagaaaagtgAGAATCATATTTGAAACTCTAAAATCAAATTACAATGTTTCTATCATTAAAATATACGAGTATGGAACtcattgtttatatttttttaatatgtaatattgcattgaaaaatattttaactaaatttaataatgtatataaaattttgtCTTTTGGTGGTGGCTGTAAATAGATGTAATTAGCATTGATTCGGCTAAAAATTAttcgaaataaatataaaacattCAATTAAACTCGTTAATcgggtttttaaaattaaaaaatgtagcACAATCGAagatttttataaatcaaaccaatcaaattgactaaattaattaaaacatcgaatcgtttaataaaattaaatcgattaattcagttaattcaatttaaGCGGTGGAGATAGGTGGCTTATGTTCATGGGACATCAAAGTCCAAGAAAAGGGGAGGTCATGCAAGAGTTGGAGTTGAAGATGCAATATAATATAAGGTGAAGTTCTTGTCCACTTTGCGATTCCAGGTTGTTGTAATATTATTAATGATCTACTCACATGCAAAGTTGAGATTTTATTTTCAAGTTGTAGCTCATATGCTTCTATATAAACCCTAGCTCACTCCTTCATTTTCATCAtccaaattaataatatttcaagaTCACCACTTGAATAATGGGTTCAAAATCTGTAACCTGCACTGCCCTTTTCTTCTCATTCAGTCTCCTCTTCTTTACACTGGTCAGCTCTACTGCCTCTACAGACTGTGCATGTCACGATCAATCACCGCCACCGCCACCGCCACCACCACATGTCCCTAGCTACTCATCTCCACCAACACCAACACCAAGCTACAAATCTCCACCACCACCAACGCCTAGCTACAAATCTCCACCACCACCAACACCTCACCCCAGCTACTCGTCTCCACCGCCACCAACATCTAGCTACTCGTCTCCTCCGCCACCAACTCCATCATCAAGCCCAACTAAATGCCCAAAGGATACCCTAAAGCTTGGTGTATGTGTGGATTTGTTGAAAGGTTTGTTGGGCATTGTGATCGGTCAGCCACCAACGACGCCATGCTGTAGCCTCATCGGCGATCTTGTTGATCTTGAAGCTGCTGTTTGCCTTTGCACGACCATCAAAGCCAGTCTCCTTGGCATTAACTTAAACCTTCCTATTAACTTGAACTTGGTTCTTAATCATTGTGGCAAGAACGTTCCTCAAGGATTCCAATGCCCATAATTTCACTTCATTTACCCTGAAATATTAGCTCTAGTACTCAACatgttcttttttgttttgttatgtttttctGTTTTTGCATGCAATACGTTTGTGATATGCTGATGACAATTGATGTAACcatcatttttattaataaaatcagtAATTCTTTTATGTCTTTCTTGCAATTCGAAACAAGAAGTGTTTCTTTTCTCTAAGTCGTTCTGCGAAAACATGTCTCAAAACGAGGAGgccttttttattcttttgtctCGAACTTCGTGAAAGATGGAATGAATTAATTGGTCTTTGACTTGTATTTGGTCTTTGATTCAAATGCACAAAAATATATAGATCAGTGATTCAGTACTTATATAAAGCTGTGAGTTAAATATTTTCACCGTTACCGAAGTATAATCTTTTTACAAACTGGTTACCGAATTATAAAAtaggttaattatatataaaattatgacctttacacgaaatatcaaaaataacatgacctttaaaacgtgttaatTATAAAcaccaccttttattttatttttttcaatttcatcaagggcaatattttttggtgaaatttCGCCGAACACTCTATAGAgctgccacgtgtcatgccacgtcagtaAAAATACCATTAAAAATTGccgatatttttttaaaaaataaataaaaggtggTGTCTGTGATCGACATGTTTTAAAGgtcatattatttttgaaacttggtgtagaggtcatgattttatatgtaattaacctttATAAAATTGTCACTAAACTATTGTGTTTTTACAAAACGGTTACATGActatacaaaaattacaaaacaaatatcgAACTATTGTGTTTCTTTTAAGAAATAactattgtatttttataaaacggttaccgaactacaaagatttacaaaataaataccgAACTGTAAGGTCATATGTGGAAAATAgtataagttcaggggtcaaaatATGCCTTAACTTTATGACACGTGCGCTTAAACGATGTGTCCACATAACTTTCTTCATTTGTAACCAAATGATTATCCTAATTGGAGAAAAAGTCAAAcaattgtaaaaaaaagtttaatcataaaaaaatagcctacttttttttgatttttttgtgtATGGCCCCaacttttaaaatcatcaattttagtccatttttcaattttcaatttcaatgatatccatttgtttaaattagaatggagaaaaaattaaatatatctttCATATtgcttcatttttatatttttttagaacaCATTACGTTGAGGTCCCTGAAATAAACCTTAATTAACAGTTTAATACCTCTTGTTTTAAAAGTCTACTTACACTACTAGAATACTGTGATTTAGCGACTGATGCTATTTTCGttgctaaatctttaatttGCGACGGAAAATAGG includes:
- the LOC126660905 gene encoding lipid transfer protein EARLI 1-like encodes the protein MGSKSVTCTALFFSFSLLFFTLVSSTASTDCACHDQSPPPPPPPPHVPSYSSPPTPTPSYKSPPPPTPSYKSPPPPTPHPSYSSPPPPTSSYSSPPPPTPSSSPTKCPKDTLKLGVCVDLLKGLLGIVIGQPPTTPCCSLIGDLVDLEAAVCLCTTIKASLLGINLNLPINLNLVLNHCGKNVPQGFQCP